Proteins encoded by one window of Kribbella flavida DSM 17836:
- a CDS encoding L,D-transpeptidase family protein, whose translation MKVLTKLVAGAATVVVAVAGTTLPAEALTISQNKAAQARLNKLGCNSGPVDGKVGQMTKAATIRFQAANKMTQNGSLAGTTYSRLLAASAKRCDVRAVPASGGGKRIVISQSQNYLWLIDAAGKVVRQGGMIDNPAYLRPGTYTTGSKCGRPARVKRNTDGGSLYLNNFVRFAPCGIGFHQIPTYKSSGAQIHADWLLGTNLKASHGCIRVQKAMSDTIWAFTTSTTKVVVVR comes from the coding sequence GGTACTGACGAAGCTGGTCGCGGGGGCGGCCACCGTGGTCGTCGCCGTGGCCGGTACGACGCTCCCGGCCGAGGCGCTCACCATCAGCCAGAACAAGGCGGCCCAGGCCCGGCTGAACAAGCTGGGCTGCAACTCCGGCCCGGTCGACGGCAAGGTCGGCCAGATGACCAAGGCCGCCACCATCCGGTTCCAGGCCGCCAACAAGATGACCCAGAACGGCTCACTCGCCGGTACGACGTACAGCAGGCTGCTGGCGGCGTCGGCGAAGCGCTGCGACGTCCGGGCGGTCCCGGCCAGCGGCGGCGGCAAGCGGATCGTGATCAGCCAGAGCCAGAACTACCTGTGGCTGATCGATGCCGCCGGCAAGGTGGTCCGGCAGGGCGGCATGATCGACAACCCGGCCTACCTGAGGCCCGGCACCTACACGACCGGCTCGAAGTGCGGCCGGCCGGCCCGGGTGAAGCGCAACACCGACGGCGGCAGCCTCTACCTGAACAACTTCGTCCGGTTCGCGCCCTGCGGGATCGGGTTCCACCAGATCCCGACCTACAAGAGCAGCGGCGCGCAGATCCACGCCGACTGGCTGCTCGGCACGAACCTGAAGGCCTCGCACGGCTGCATCCGGGTGCAGAAGGCGATGTCGGACACCATCTGGGCCTTCACCACCAGCACGACCAAGGTCGTCGTCGTTCGCTGA
- a CDS encoding helicase HerA-like domain-containing protein — translation MAETPDVVETVKQGYAFEGAAIELGALLVDGTPDPSAAVRIPLSMVNRHGLVAGATGTGKTKTLQLMAEQLSAAGVAVFAADIKGDLSGISQPGEGSEKLLSRTKTIGQDWVGTGFPTEFYALGGQGSGVPVRATITSFGPVLLSKVLGLNDVQESSLGLIFHYADKRGLTLLDLKDLRAVITHLTSDEGKGDLKELGGLSAATAGVILRSLIGFADQGAEAFFGEPEFDTADLLQQRDGKGVISLLELPNLQDRPALFSTFLMWLLADLFHDLPEVGDVDKPKLVFFFDEAHLLFDDASKAFLDSIAQTVRLIRSKGVGVFFVTQTPKDVPDDVLAQLGSRVQHQLRAHTPNDAKALKATVSTFPNSSYELAEVLTQLGIGEAIVTVMNEKGAPTPVAWTRLRAPQSLMAPASAEQLAATVAASPNTAKYTEVVDRESAYEKLAAKVQAGAAQAEAEAQPQRSEPTPRAPKQDKSMVEKVIGSSAFKQFARSAGREIVRGLFGAARRKR, via the coding sequence ATGGCCGAGACACCGGACGTCGTGGAGACCGTCAAGCAGGGGTACGCGTTCGAGGGTGCGGCGATCGAGCTCGGCGCGCTGCTGGTCGACGGTACGCCGGACCCGTCGGCGGCGGTGCGCATCCCGCTGTCGATGGTGAACCGGCACGGCCTGGTCGCCGGCGCCACCGGAACGGGCAAGACCAAGACGCTGCAGTTGATGGCCGAGCAGCTGTCCGCGGCCGGCGTCGCGGTGTTCGCCGCGGACATCAAGGGTGACCTGTCCGGCATCTCCCAGCCGGGTGAGGGCAGCGAGAAGCTGCTGTCCCGGACGAAGACGATCGGCCAGGACTGGGTCGGCACCGGCTTCCCGACCGAGTTCTACGCGCTGGGCGGGCAGGGCAGCGGCGTACCGGTCCGGGCCACCATCACGTCGTTCGGGCCCGTGCTGCTGTCGAAGGTGCTCGGGCTGAACGACGTCCAGGAGTCCTCGCTCGGGCTGATCTTCCACTACGCCGACAAGCGGGGCCTGACGCTGCTGGACCTGAAGGATCTGCGCGCGGTCATCACGCACCTGACCAGCGACGAGGGCAAGGGCGACCTGAAGGAGCTCGGCGGGCTGTCCGCGGCCACGGCCGGGGTGATCCTGCGGTCACTGATCGGGTTCGCCGACCAGGGCGCGGAGGCGTTCTTCGGTGAGCCGGAGTTCGACACCGCGGACCTGCTGCAGCAGCGCGACGGCAAGGGCGTCATCTCGCTGCTGGAGCTGCCGAACCTGCAGGACCGGCCGGCGCTGTTCTCCACCTTCCTGATGTGGCTGCTGGCCGACCTGTTTCACGACCTGCCGGAGGTCGGCGACGTCGACAAACCGAAGCTGGTGTTCTTCTTCGACGAGGCGCACCTGCTGTTCGACGACGCCTCGAAGGCGTTCCTGGACTCGATCGCGCAGACCGTGCGGCTGATCCGCTCCAAGGGTGTCGGCGTCTTTTTCGTCACCCAGACCCCGAAGGACGTGCCGGACGACGTGCTGGCCCAGCTCGGGTCGCGGGTCCAGCACCAGCTGCGCGCGCACACCCCGAACGACGCGAAGGCGCTGAAGGCGACCGTGTCGACGTTCCCGAACTCGTCGTACGAGCTGGCCGAGGTGCTCACCCAGCTCGGCATCGGCGAGGCGATCGTGACCGTGATGAACGAGAAGGGTGCGCCGACCCCGGTCGCCTGGACCCGGTTGCGGGCGCCGCAGTCGCTGATGGCCCCGGCCTCCGCCGAGCAGCTGGCGGCGACCGTCGCGGCGTCGCCGAACACCGCGAAGTACACCGAGGTGGTCGACCGCGAGTCGGCGTACGAGAAGCTGGCCGCGAAGGTGCAGGCCGGGGCCGCGCAGGCGGAGGCCGAGGCGCAGCCGCAGCGGAGCGAGCCGACGCCGCGGGCGCCGAAGCAGGACAAGTCGATGGTGGAGAAGGTGATCGGCTCGTC